In Actinomadura luteofluorescens, the sequence AGGGGTGCGCCCAGCAACAGGACCCGACCGCCCATCGCGGTGAGACGGGCAAGGGGACTGCCGGGGCCGTGCGGGTCGTCCCAGGGGTGGTCGTCCATCAGCGCGTGGGCCGCCGGGCCGAGGGCGGCGAAACTCGCGTCCGGGTGGCGGCTGCGGACCGCGCCCGGCCATCGGCGCAGCGCCTCGGGCAGCCGTCCGTTGGCGTGGTCGGCCTCGCTGGTCCGGGGGTCATAGGCCGGATGCTCGGCACGCATGGCGGCCTGCCAGTCCGCCGGCCAGTCGGTGAAGTCGTACGGCAGGGCGTCGTTCCAGCCGCAGGTCACCATAAGAGTGCCCCTGTCGCCGACCGCGTCCCGCAGCGCATCGATGACCGTCTGAGAGCCACCCGCGACAAACCCCAGGGCCGACATCCGGGTGTGGAACATGACGATGTCGCCGTCAGCCAGCCCGAGCCGGGTCAGCGCCCGAACGAGCCCCCCGCGCGTGACCGGACCGCTGGAACGTCCAAGAAGTTCGCGCTCACCCACGGCCGAAACTTAAGCGCCCCCCTCCCACGGCGGCCACTCCTTTTCAGACCACGCCAAGAGCGCCACCCCGACTGCCCCTCCCCCTCGGGCCGCGCAGGGAGCGACGTCCCCGACGTGACGTTTCCGCGAGGCTTGCCTTTCTCGGACGTAAGGCACCCGGCACCTCGCCACCCCGTCGGAGCAGGACCCGTCGGCGCGATGTGACTACGACGTCCCGTCAAAGGAGCGAGTCGATGATCTCTTGTGCCCGTCCGACGCCGTCCTCGTCCCGAATGCGCTGCCCCAGCACACTCGCCTGGTCGGCCATCCCCTGATCCCGGACCGCACGCCGGATCTTCTTGGCGAGCCGCGGCACGGTCATCGCGCGGAATGGCAGGGGGGCGGGCCCCGCCCCCAACGCCGCGACGCGTTCGCCCCAGTACGGCTGGTCGCCGAAGAACGGGCACACCACGGTGGGCACCCCTGCCCGAAGCCCCGCCGCCGTCGTGCCGGCGCCACCGTGGTGCACGACCGCCGCCATGCGCGGGAACAGCCATGAGTGCGGCACGTCCCGAACGGCGAAGACGTCCTCGTCCGATGTCGCCGGGTCGCCCTGCACGATCCCTCGGACCCCGGCGAGCTTCAGGGCCGCACACACGGCCATCCCGGTCATCTCGGCGTCTTTGGGCACCATGCTCCCGAACCCGACGTACACCGGCGCGGGCCCCGCCGCCAGGAACTCCGCGAGCTCCCCGGGCGGCTCCCATTCGGGCTCGTCGAGGAACCAGTAGCCCGTCAGGTTCACGTTGGAGGCCCAGTCCTTGGGGCGCGGAACCACCACCGGACTGAAGCACGCCAGCACCGGGCCGCCGTCGGCCCGCCGGCCTCGCAGCGGCAGCCGCGGCAAGCCCAGCGTCTCGTCCCGCCACGGGTTGATGAACGGGCGCGAAAGCTGCCACGCGATCTGATCGACCGCGTGGAAGGTCGCCCGGTTCGCCCATGGCCCGAGCACGCGCGCCTGCGGGACGAACGGGTGCGGGAACGCCCCGGTCGGCTCGCTCGGCTGGAAATGGATCAACGCCCACGGAACACCGAGATGTTCGCCCAGATGCCGAGGAAGGAAACCCAGTGTGGGGCCCAAGATCAGGTCCGCGCCTTTACAGGCGTCCGAACACTCCGCCAGCAGCCGCTCGGCCATCGGCCCGAGGATCCGCCGGAAGCCGCCGAGGAACTTCACCGGATTACGCCCGCCGGCCAGCAACTCCTGCCCGGCGTCCGATTCGAGAATCTCCATCGGATCAGCCGTCAGGGGCGCCAGCTCCAGCCCCGCCGCGACGACCATCGGCGAGTACCGTGCACTCGCCACCAGCCGCACGTCGTCCCCCCGCGCCCGCAGCGCGCGTCCCAGCGCCACGCAGGGCTGGATGTCCCCCCGCGACCCCGCCGCGAAGATCACGATCCGGCTCACGCTACCTCCTACCAGGCATCACTACGCGGGACGATGTGCGGCTTCTCCGCCGGCTCCTCTTCGGGCACATAAGGCTCGTACCACCCCTCAGGCGGCGCGGGCCGCCCGCCGCTCCCGCCATCGGCTTCGCCGGCCCCCGCCGACCCACCGTCCACCAACGACTCCGCGCCCCCGTCCCCGCCCTCTGAACCGCCTCCGAGCAGCCCGTCGCCCATCTCTGGCGAGGTAGCCTCCGGAAGACCAATCGACCGCCCGCCCGGCGCCGCCTTCGCCCCCTCGGCAGGCCGCGTGGTGGCTACGCCTGCGTTGGCCTCTGGCCCGTCGAGCCACTGCGCACCGCTTTCGCCGAGATCGGCACGCTCGCCAGGTTCTGCTGGGTGTCCGTACCGGGGAGCGGTCGGGTGTTCGTCACTGGGGGCGGCCGTGCTCCCGCTCGTGGGTTGTCCGGTGCTTTCGGCGGCGGCTCCGGAATTGCCGCTGAATGGAGCCCTGCCGCCCTCGGTGGGTGTCGTTGGCTGCTCGTCCAGTGGCGTCTTGACGTCTTCGGCCGGCCGTGTGGCGGCGACGCCTGCGGTGGTCTGCGGGTTGCTGTCGAGCCGGTGCTCGCTGCTAGCGCCGGGGTCGGTGAGTTCACCGGGTGCCGCTGGGTGCCTGTGGCCAGGGGCGGTCGTGGTCTCGGTCGGGAGTTTTTCGGTGCTTCCGGCGGTGGTTCCCGAGTTGTTGGTGAGGGGGGACTTGATGCCTTCGGTGGGCTGCCCGGGGGCGGCCTGTTGGCCGGGGTCTTTCTTGGGCTGTCTGGTGGCGCGTTCGAGATGTGGGGAGGTGGGCTTGTGTTCTTGTTCGGCGGCGCTGGGGCGGGGCGCTGAGCCGTTGCCGAGCGGACGGTCTTCGGGGGCGCCAGTGCCGGGTGTGATTTCGCGCGGAGGTGCCCATTCGTGGCCTGGGGAGTCGGAGGCTTCTGCGGTTTCGCTTGCGTCGCGCGGGCCCGGGCTGTGCAGGGGTTCTGCTTGACCGCAGGGAGCCGTGAGGTTTCCCGGGGGCTCGTTCAAGGGTGGGGCGGCGCTGCCAGACGGCTTGGGGGTTGGGGGGTGCGGCAGGTTCCGCTGCGGGGGTGGGGCGGGGGGAGTGTTTGGGGGGAGGCTGAGCGGCGGTGGGGTGGGGGGTGTGTTCGAGGGGGGTTTGTTGGCTGGGGGTGGGGTGGGGGTGGCGGTGGGCGGTGGCTCCGCGGCGGTGGGCGGTGGCTCCGCGGCGGTGGGCGGTGGCTCCGTGGGGGTGGTGGGGGGTGGGTCTGTGGGGGTGGGCCAGTCTTTCCAGGGGTTGGGGGTGGGTGGGGGTGGAGGCCAGGGGGTTTCGGTCGTCCAGGTGTAGGTGTCGTCGTGGGGCTTCGGGGGAGTGTCGGTCCACCAGTGGGGGCCCGGGGTGGGTTCGGGCATGGGGTCTTCCTCCCAGGTGAGGGGGAGTGGGAGGGGCTCGCCCGGCGGAGTGGCGACGGCGATCGGGGCGGTCAGGGCGGGGACGGGGTCGCGAGGAGGTTCTGCGGGGCGGCGGGGGGTGGGTTCGACGAGGGGCGAGGACTTGCCGTGCTTGGGGCCCAGCCATCCCCGGCGGCTGGGGAGGGTGAGGCCGCTGATCAGGCCGCCGATGAGGACGAGGACGGCGCCGAGGATGAGGCCGGAGGCGGTGCCGCTGCGGAACGTCTCCAGTTCGGCGGCGCTCGCGCCCTCGTCGGGGACGTGGTGGATGAGCAGGCCCACGATGGCGATGCCGAAGGCGCCCGAGGCCTCGCGGATGACGTTGATGATGCCGCTCGCGACGCCCGCCTGCTGCTCCGGGACGGCCTTCAGGACGTACATGACGAGCGGCATGCCCATCGCGGCGCCCACGCCGACGATCATGACGCCGGGCATGAGGTCGGCGTAGCCGTCGCCCTGCTGGATGGTGGAGAACAGGAACATGCCGAAGGCCATGAGGGCGAGGCCGCCGCCGATCGCGGGGCGGGGGCCGAGCTTGGCGGCCAGCCAGAACGCGACGGGCGTCATGACCATGATGGCGATGGACGGCGGCAGCATCACCAGGCCCGCCTGGGGCGGGGAGAAGCCGAGGAAGCGCTGCAGGAACGTCGCCGAATAGAAGATCATCCCGTTGAATCCGATGCCGTAGAGCATCTGGGAGAGCAGGCCGCCGGCGAAGACCCGGTTGCGGAAGAACCGCAAATTGATCATTGGGTCGGGGGCCCAGCTCTCCACCAGGATGAAGCAGGCCAGGGCGATGAACGCGAGCGCGAACACGCTGAGGACGGACGGGTCGGCCCAGCCGTGCTTGTTCCCCGACTCCAGCCCGTAGGTGAAGGCGAACAGCATCGTGGCGGAGATGAGGACGCCGGGCAGGTCGACGCGGGCGTCGCGGTTCTCGCCCTTGCCGGTGAGGACGACGAGGCCGAGCAGGATGACGAGGATGCCGGGGACGATGTTGATCAGGAAGATCCAGCCCCAGCTCCACTGCTGGACGATGAAGCCGCCGATGGTGGGGCCGAGGGCGGTGGCGCTGGAGCCGGCGCCGACCCAGACGATCGTGCCGAGGGAGCGCTGCTTGTCGGTGCGGCCGACGGTGACCATGACCTGCGTGGCGGGGAGGGCCAGGGCGGCGCCGGCGCCCTGCGCGACGCGGGCGAGGATGAGGGTCGCCGAGTCGGGGGCGAGGCCGCAGACGGCGGACGCGGCGGTGAAGACGACCATCCCGGACACGAAGGTCACGCGGCAGCCGAAGACGTCGGTGAGCCGCCCGCCCGCCACCATCAGGCAGGAGAACATCAGGATGTAGCCGGTGGCGACCCAGTCCTTGGCCGAGTTGGACATGTCGAGGTCGCTCATGATGGTGGGCAGCGCGTTCGCGACCACCGTGTTGTCCATGGTGATCATGAATGCGCTGACGGCCACCACCGCCAGCGCCCATCGGTATCGGCCGCGGGTCAACAGTCCGTACGGCGTGAACTTCCGCACCGGACGCGGAAATCCGCCGCTTCCCCCTAAAAACAGTCGTCGCTATTGTTACTATTGGTTGGCGCTTCGTTACTCGGCCCTGACTCCAGGCCGTGGTACCACAACTATCCCATCAGGCCACATTGGTTACTGCTGAGTCTTGTCATCGCCGTGACAAGACGAGAGGGAGAAAAGTGGCCTGGGTGCGCATCGTGAGTCGGTCATCGTAAGACAAAGTGGTCCCTCCGCTTCGACGAACGATCCCGGTTTCATGGGGGGACCCCACCGCATGCAGAGCAACGATCGTTCCGGAGCCGCGCGGGAGAACGCGCAGGACGAGACACGGATCAGCGAGGATTCGGTCCGCCGGCACTTGATCGAGCAGATCGCGCGCCGCTCCAGGACCAC encodes:
- a CDS encoding MDR family MFS transporter produces the protein MDNTVVANALPTIMSDLDMSNSAKDWVATGYILMFSCLMVAGGRLTDVFGCRVTFVSGMVVFTAASAVCGLAPDSATLILARVAQGAGAALALPATQVMVTVGRTDKQRSLGTIVWVGAGSSATALGPTIGGFIVQQWSWGWIFLINIVPGILVILLGLVVLTGKGENRDARVDLPGVLISATMLFAFTYGLESGNKHGWADPSVLSVFALAFIALACFILVESWAPDPMINLRFFRNRVFAGGLLSQMLYGIGFNGMIFYSATFLQRFLGFSPPQAGLVMLPPSIAIMVMTPVAFWLAAKLGPRPAIGGGLALMAFGMFLFSTIQQGDGYADLMPGVMIVGVGAAMGMPLVMYVLKAVPEQQAGVASGIINVIREASGAFGIAIVGLLIHHVPDEGASAAELETFRSGTASGLILGAVLVLIGGLISGLTLPSRRGWLGPKHGKSSPLVEPTPRRPAEPPRDPVPALTAPIAVATPPGEPLPLPLTWEEDPMPEPTPGPHWWTDTPPKPHDDTYTWTTETPWPPPPPTPNPWKDWPTPTDPPPTTPTEPPPTAAEPPPTAAEPPPTATPTPPPANKPPSNTPPTPPPLSLPPNTPPAPPPQRNLPHPPTPKPSGSAAPPLNEPPGNLTAPCGQAEPLHSPGPRDASETAEASDSPGHEWAPPREITPGTGAPEDRPLGNGSAPRPSAAEQEHKPTSPHLERATRQPKKDPGQQAAPGQPTEGIKSPLTNNSGTTAGSTEKLPTETTTAPGHRHPAAPGELTDPGASSEHRLDSNPQTTAGVAATRPAEDVKTPLDEQPTTPTEGGRAPFSGNSGAAAESTGQPTSGSTAAPSDEHPTAPRYGHPAEPGERADLGESGAQWLDGPEANAGVATTRPAEGAKAAPGGRSIGLPEATSPEMGDGLLGGGSEGGDGGAESLVDGGSAGAGEADGGSGGRPAPPEGWYEPYVPEEEPAEKPHIVPRSDAW
- the aac(3) gene encoding aminoglycoside 3-N-acetyltransferase, producing the protein MGERELLGRSSGPVTRGGLVRALTRLGLADGDIVMFHTRMSALGFVAGGSQTVIDALRDAVGDRGTLMVTCGWNDALPYDFTDWPADWQAAMRAEHPAYDPRTSEADHANGRLPEALRRWPGAVRSRHPDASFAALGPAAHALMDDHPWDDPHGPGSPLARLTAMGGRVLLLGAPLDTLTLLHHAEALAKAPAKRFVTYEQPISVNGERVWRRFHDIDSENGAFDYTPVVPEGVEPFETIARDMLHAGLGREGQVGAAASHLFEASDVVDFGVRWIEGKLA
- a CDS encoding glycosyltransferase translates to MSRIVIFAAGSRGDIQPCVALGRALRARGDDVRLVASARYSPMVVAAGLELAPLTADPMEILESDAGQELLAGGRNPVKFLGGFRRILGPMAERLLAECSDACKGADLILGPTLGFLPRHLGEHLGVPWALIHFQPSEPTGAFPHPFVPQARVLGPWANRATFHAVDQIAWQLSRPFINPWRDETLGLPRLPLRGRRADGGPVLACFSPVVVPRPKDWASNVNLTGYWFLDEPEWEPPGELAEFLAAGPAPVYVGFGSMVPKDAEMTGMAVCAALKLAGVRGIVQGDPATSDEDVFAVRDVPHSWLFPRMAAVVHHGGAGTTAAGLRAGVPTVVCPFFGDQPYWGERVAALGAGPAPLPFRAMTVPRLAKKIRRAVRDQGMADQASVLGQRIRDEDGVGRAQEIIDSLL